From a single Pseudomonas serboccidentalis genomic region:
- a CDS encoding dermonecrotic toxin domain-containing protein encodes MFDELSQRPTDFGLAPPLLPNPDQSLLLSATARWRDCHDQWLDLMTQDPPSMLDEQWWSARARGTPVTRKAHAISLYRQHFEVSSHWAFANGTLAEGQIEALQTLIDPTAPATCTVSVQQLRLKGAERPTVELAGALLITLCGDPAAPLLLYLPSSTLAWISFHGRLALQGWLIEQQPQLLGQQRLESPGISIEYSALEAAALTQSAEALLTQFKRLAPDRQRRETVLSLPPERPAIDGPDDLAPFYQLSPDIPLGQRLRALSLQQSALEHLLGSDVEGDRRVPQLQHLQQRLDDLATAEQASQVAATQLLNPDNDLQMLELRHKTHPHYAALYQARLNGLRAEAELQASLKQISGEEHQWLKSVLDAPAQPRPTEVVVARLMLAVTDTEHDASHPQTQELDGVLLFCQPSALLPSSDQSLLLYWPGRFGGLQRFASRQALEATLFKIPAHATTQALHILALNTDPFEYGLQMQLYACVQQASQILTANPLPSRAAQRSSALEELREQAIARLTVPASPSRELSYTHLVEQNHSAALADRLPSWLRALPEARRKALKTLFSAYIKAMKDSHRLLERELPSRDTFNRNAIFADLQQTFGLTENVEVVLDVPDATTWRKEVIEGPAPGTPQRNTLIASTQRSKLPLANLLQGNIDQSMWWRLSFMQVEVSGGVEAQRRKVKAAITPPWLRKLVARQDLAGKYEALIRQAFLGPPGEPAFDNAWRRECLSEPWRLMLKLHGAFALLRGDITADGQQILDIAIDADSRAAYTPHGRRIVLLPAHLSAGGDDTHGQGPSTLAGVTFIEEQISQQTLLYLPDSPDGVFLRQFDSLEEARKALYNLCLQTAMPAYLAGRAITGDADRHVSRINQALLKNFDAIIGTGQAWPASTSLATHMLNVHMGRLLQAHRVTSRSNDALYLETVALQSGTLFNYLKMAVGMVPFVGSAIALYDAWSSANLAVAAFLRGDVGHGLAEVEAVLLSLIDAAMDVLPGTNVARSARSLTRLRQLQTLGRRPASLVASTQRRARYSLERFKGYEYERPISLAGLQPGSEGMYRNVYRHADGDFIISHGRIYRVELSQSPPQWRLSATSTRTYKQPIALDEAGYWNSHYAVYGTTIAGGGVGGGAVLGHMADGLDPLWPAAIRGWLPRWWVDRQLRRQLALSHSIDATTRRLNTQTQSSGQLLERYQALTVAERRPLQARVDAACVNDIDVAQAAYQDLTELLPLSHGRKRVQIENFQSRCAWVVVDRTIQRLNVSRARLLEYLSKIEEMVAESDATPFTDSAAHLALMTRRKGVRKQFLKEFEHLHSTTEQANLWNTRITHRSQKAVVADNISAINEYLGEVTCDYLKTSNILELITHYDAIDDLSWSYFQVQMKKARSKVGRALMTQHYLPEVNATQVQRNRVLEDCLETYAGFRRQLNAWCLGYPQHLDLEQVTPFLDGLSKIETHARQAIKHRQPIKAKGNSGRQLFETEDNQLLIGTQTIDAVTRQKRFTIEGLDGYRETWLPRSSGKYLLHTASAPAAPVMQTDIQPLLKEARKRLASVPAYRNKVMGYTRQDMLPVDLEHMLSSEALELSTRADTIERLSPDESLVLQLNTQAQQLRDVGRALRVEQSLRSQTPTEGYLDYLLQQKVVDIRKDGGLRAQGKRADGRQDFLQEYEVRDLTSTPPRTLWYAHFHYTSDKVPFQDFVKAHLKLPAQRHLGLQWQQAQAAGGAQVEAIWRGDIGKPLGTRLFSAL; translated from the coding sequence ATGTTCGACGAACTCTCGCAGCGACCGACCGACTTCGGTCTCGCCCCCCCCTTACTCCCCAACCCGGATCAGAGCCTGCTGTTGAGCGCCACGGCGCGCTGGCGCGACTGCCACGATCAGTGGCTCGACCTCATGACGCAAGATCCGCCATCAATGCTTGACGAGCAGTGGTGGAGCGCCCGGGCACGGGGCACCCCAGTGACTCGCAAGGCCCACGCAATCAGCTTGTATCGGCAGCATTTCGAGGTGTCGAGCCATTGGGCGTTCGCCAACGGCACATTGGCTGAAGGACAGATCGAAGCGCTGCAGACGCTCATCGACCCGACAGCACCAGCGACCTGCACGGTGTCTGTCCAACAGCTGCGACTCAAAGGCGCGGAGCGCCCGACGGTCGAACTGGCCGGCGCGCTGCTCATCACCCTCTGTGGCGATCCAGCGGCCCCGCTCCTGTTGTATTTGCCATCGTCCACCCTGGCCTGGATAAGCTTCCATGGTCGCCTTGCCTTGCAGGGCTGGTTGATCGAGCAGCAACCGCAACTGCTCGGCCAACAGCGGCTGGAATCACCGGGCATCAGCATTGAGTACAGCGCACTCGAAGCAGCGGCATTGACGCAAAGCGCCGAGGCGCTGCTGACACAGTTCAAGCGCCTTGCGCCAGATCGCCAACGTCGCGAAACCGTGCTCTCGCTGCCTCCGGAACGGCCGGCCATCGACGGACCAGACGATCTCGCGCCGTTCTACCAGCTCAGTCCCGACATTCCATTGGGCCAGCGCCTCAGGGCCCTGAGCCTGCAGCAGAGCGCACTGGAGCACCTGCTCGGGAGCGACGTTGAAGGCGACCGGCGCGTCCCGCAACTGCAACACCTGCAACAACGGCTCGATGACCTCGCGACGGCTGAACAGGCCAGTCAAGTTGCCGCCACGCAGTTGCTCAACCCCGACAACGACCTGCAGATGCTCGAACTGCGCCATAAGACCCACCCGCATTACGCCGCGCTTTATCAGGCACGGCTGAACGGTTTGCGGGCCGAGGCCGAACTGCAAGCGAGCCTGAAGCAGATCAGCGGCGAAGAGCATCAATGGCTCAAGTCCGTGCTGGATGCGCCCGCTCAACCACGCCCGACCGAAGTCGTCGTGGCGCGACTGATGCTGGCGGTGACCGATACCGAGCACGACGCCAGCCACCCGCAAACCCAGGAGCTGGACGGGGTTCTGCTGTTCTGCCAGCCCTCGGCATTGTTGCCGTCTTCGGATCAAAGCCTGTTGCTTTACTGGCCAGGCCGCTTCGGCGGCCTGCAGCGATTCGCCTCTCGCCAGGCGCTGGAAGCGACGCTGTTCAAAATCCCGGCTCACGCTACCACCCAGGCGCTGCATATCCTGGCGCTGAACACCGATCCGTTCGAATACGGGTTGCAGATGCAGCTCTACGCCTGTGTCCAGCAGGCCAGCCAGATACTGACCGCCAATCCCCTTCCCTCGCGTGCGGCTCAACGCAGCTCGGCACTGGAAGAACTGCGCGAACAGGCCATAGCACGCCTGACGGTTCCCGCCTCGCCCTCGCGGGAGCTGAGCTACACACACCTCGTCGAGCAAAACCACAGCGCTGCACTGGCCGACCGCTTGCCGTCCTGGTTGCGTGCATTACCCGAAGCCCGACGCAAGGCGCTCAAGACCTTGTTCAGCGCTTACATCAAAGCGATGAAGGACTCCCACCGGTTGCTCGAACGCGAATTGCCTTCGCGCGACACCTTCAACCGCAACGCGATCTTCGCTGACCTGCAACAGACGTTTGGCCTGACTGAAAACGTTGAGGTCGTGCTGGACGTTCCCGACGCCACAACCTGGCGCAAAGAAGTTATCGAAGGACCGGCCCCCGGAACGCCTCAGCGCAATACGCTGATCGCCAGTACGCAACGGAGCAAGCTGCCGCTCGCCAATCTGCTGCAAGGCAACATTGACCAGTCGATGTGGTGGCGCCTGTCGTTCATGCAGGTCGAGGTCAGCGGCGGGGTCGAAGCGCAACGTCGCAAAGTCAAAGCCGCGATCACCCCGCCCTGGCTGCGCAAACTCGTGGCCAGGCAGGATCTCGCCGGCAAGTATGAAGCGCTGATCCGTCAGGCCTTTCTCGGCCCCCCGGGTGAACCGGCCTTCGACAACGCCTGGCGCCGTGAATGCCTGAGCGAGCCATGGCGGCTGATGCTTAAACTGCACGGCGCGTTTGCGCTGTTGCGGGGCGACATAACCGCCGACGGCCAGCAAATCCTCGACATCGCCATCGATGCCGACAGTCGTGCGGCCTACACGCCCCATGGCCGACGCATCGTGCTGCTGCCGGCGCACTTGAGCGCAGGCGGCGACGACACGCACGGGCAAGGGCCCAGCACACTGGCGGGCGTCACCTTCATTGAGGAGCAGATCAGCCAACAGACGCTGCTGTATCTGCCTGACAGCCCCGACGGAGTATTTCTGCGTCAGTTCGACAGCCTCGAAGAGGCGCGCAAGGCGTTGTACAACCTGTGCCTGCAAACCGCCATGCCCGCTTATCTGGCCGGGCGAGCGATCACTGGCGACGCAGACCGGCATGTCAGCCGGATCAATCAGGCGCTGCTGAAAAACTTCGACGCCATCATTGGTACGGGTCAGGCCTGGCCGGCCAGCACGTCTCTGGCCACGCACATGCTCAACGTGCACATGGGCCGATTGCTGCAAGCCCATCGCGTCACCTCGCGCTCTAACGACGCGCTGTATCTGGAAACCGTCGCGTTGCAATCCGGCACGCTCTTCAACTACCTGAAAATGGCCGTGGGCATGGTGCCCTTCGTCGGCAGCGCCATCGCTCTGTATGACGCCTGGAGCAGTGCCAATCTGGCGGTGGCGGCGTTTCTGCGTGGCGATGTCGGGCATGGCCTGGCCGAAGTGGAAGCCGTGTTGCTGTCGCTGATCGATGCGGCCATGGACGTCCTGCCCGGTACAAACGTTGCCCGCAGTGCGCGCTCCCTCACCCGTCTGCGCCAATTGCAGACATTGGGCAGACGCCCTGCAAGCCTGGTTGCTTCGACACAACGACGGGCACGCTACTCGCTGGAACGCTTCAAGGGGTACGAATACGAACGCCCGATTTCCCTCGCCGGTCTGCAACCGGGCAGCGAAGGGATGTATCGCAACGTGTATCGCCATGCCGACGGCGACTTCATCATCAGCCATGGTCGCATCTACCGCGTCGAACTGAGCCAGAGCCCGCCGCAATGGCGCCTGAGCGCAACCAGCACACGCACCTACAAGCAACCGATCGCTCTGGATGAAGCGGGCTACTGGAACAGCCATTACGCGGTGTACGGCACAACGATCGCCGGCGGCGGTGTCGGGGGTGGCGCGGTGCTCGGGCACATGGCCGACGGTCTCGATCCGCTGTGGCCCGCCGCCATTCGTGGCTGGCTCCCGCGCTGGTGGGTGGATCGCCAACTGCGCCGTCAACTGGCCCTGTCCCACAGCATCGACGCCACTACCCGGCGCCTGAATACCCAGACCCAAAGCTCCGGCCAGTTACTCGAACGCTACCAGGCGCTGACCGTTGCCGAGCGCAGGCCGTTGCAAGCCAGGGTCGACGCGGCATGTGTCAACGACATCGACGTCGCCCAGGCCGCGTACCAGGATCTCACCGAGCTGCTGCCCCTGAGCCACGGCCGCAAGCGTGTGCAGATCGAAAATTTTCAAAGCCGCTGCGCATGGGTCGTGGTCGACCGCACTATCCAGCGTCTCAACGTGTCCCGGGCCAGGTTGCTGGAATACCTGAGCAAGATCGAAGAAATGGTCGCTGAATCCGATGCAACGCCGTTCACCGATAGCGCCGCCCATCTGGCACTGATGACCCGACGCAAAGGGGTGCGCAAGCAGTTCCTCAAAGAGTTCGAGCACCTGCACAGCACCACCGAACAGGCCAATCTGTGGAATACACGCATCACCCACCGCAGCCAGAAAGCCGTCGTGGCCGACAACATCTCCGCCATAAATGAGTACTTGGGCGAAGTCACCTGCGATTACCTGAAAACCTCGAATATTCTGGAGCTCATCACCCACTACGACGCCATCGACGATTTGTCCTGGAGCTACTTTCAGGTGCAAATGAAAAAGGCCCGGTCCAAGGTTGGACGCGCACTGATGACGCAACACTACCTGCCCGAGGTTAACGCCACCCAGGTCCAGCGCAATCGGGTGCTTGAGGATTGCCTTGAGACCTACGCCGGGTTCCGCCGGCAGTTGAATGCCTGGTGCCTCGGTTATCCACAGCATCTGGACCTGGAACAGGTCACCCCTTTTCTAGACGGCTTGAGCAAAATCGAAACCCACGCGCGGCAAGCCATCAAGCACCGACAGCCGATCAAAGCCAAAGGCAACAGCGGCCGGCAACTGTTCGAAACCGAGGACAACCAATTGCTGATCGGCACCCAGACCATCGATGCCGTCACCCGACAAAAACGCTTCACCATCGAAGGTCTCGATGGCTACCGGGAAACCTGGTTGCCGCGTTCGAGCGGCAAATATCTGCTGCACACCGCATCGGCACCCGCCGCCCCGGTGATGCAGACCGACATCCAGCCGCTGCTCAAGGAGGCCCGCAAACGACTTGCCAGCGTTCCGGCCTACCGCAACAAAGTCATGGGCTACACCCGACAAGACATGTTGCCCGTGGACCTGGAGCACATGCTGAGCAGTGAAGCGCTGGAATTGAGTACCCGGGCCGACACCATCGAACGGCTGTCGCCCGACGAGTCGCTGGTGCTGCAATTGAACACTCAGGCGCAGCAACTGCGCGACGTGGGGCGAGCACTGCGCGTCGAACAGTCACTGCGCAGCCAGACGCCCACTGAAGGTTATCTGGACTATCTGCTGCAACAAAAAGTGGTGGATATCCGCAAGGACGGTGGGCTGCGTGCGCAGGGCAAGCGTGCCGACGGACGCCAGGACTTCCTGCAGGAATACGAGGTGCGTGACCTGACCAGCACCCCGCCACGCACGCTGTGGTACGCGCACTTTCACTACACGTCGGACAAAGTGCCGTTCCAGGACTTTGTCAAAGCGCACTTGAAGTTGCCGGCGCAACGCCATCTCGGTCTGCAATGGCAGCAGGCCCAAGCCGCCGGCGGCGCTCAGGTTGAAGCGATCTGGCGGGGTGACATCGGTAAACCGCTGGGCACCCGCCTGTTTTCAGCACTGTGA
- the metR gene encoding transcriptional regulator MetR, with protein sequence MLEIRHLKTLHALREADSLVDAADRLHLTQSALSHQFKELEERMGMPLFVRKTKPVRFTSAGLRLLQLADATLPLLRAAERDISRLAGGTAGRLHMAIECHSCFQWLMPTIDQFRDAWPEVELDLASGFAFAPLPALARGDLDLVVTSDPLDIAGITYVPLFTYEAMLAVANQHPLASKPYIVPEDLLTETLITYPVERDRLDIFTRFLEPADIEPAQVRTSELSVMMMQLVASGRGVCGMPHWALHEYSSRGYVKAKRLGEKGLFATLYAAIRTDMLDAPYMRDFLLTAKDTSFSTLDGVSAVR encoded by the coding sequence GTGCTTGAAATCCGTCATCTGAAAACCCTGCATGCCCTGCGCGAAGCCGACAGCCTGGTCGACGCCGCCGACCGTCTGCACCTGACCCAGTCGGCGCTGTCCCACCAGTTCAAGGAACTGGAGGAGCGCATGGGCATGCCGTTGTTCGTGCGCAAGACCAAACCGGTGCGTTTCACCAGCGCCGGTCTGCGCCTGCTGCAACTGGCTGACGCGACCCTGCCACTGCTGCGCGCCGCCGAACGCGACATCAGCCGTCTGGCCGGTGGCACTGCCGGGCGCCTGCACATGGCGATCGAGTGTCACAGTTGCTTCCAGTGGCTGATGCCGACCATCGACCAGTTCCGCGACGCCTGGCCGGAAGTCGAACTCGACCTGGCGTCGGGCTTCGCCTTCGCCCCGCTGCCGGCGCTGGCTCGGGGTGATCTGGACCTGGTGGTGACCTCCGATCCGCTGGACATCGCCGGCATCACCTACGTGCCGCTGTTCACCTACGAAGCGATGCTGGCAGTCGCCAACCAGCATCCACTGGCGAGCAAACCCTACATCGTCCCTGAAGACCTGCTCACCGAAACCCTGATCACCTACCCGGTGGAACGCGATCGGCTGGACATCTTCACGCGCTTCCTGGAACCGGCCGACATCGAACCGGCGCAGGTCCGTACTTCGGAGCTGTCGGTGATGATGATGCAACTGGTCGCCAGCGGCCGTGGCGTCTGCGGCATGCCCCACTGGGCGCTGCACGAGTACAGCTCGCGCGGCTATGTGAAGGCCAAGCGGCTGGGCGAGAAAGGTCTGTTTGCCACGCTGTACGCGGCGATCCGCACGGACATGCTGGATGCGCCGTACATGCGCGATTTCCTGCTGACGGCCAAGGACACGTCGTTCTCGACGCTGGATGGCGTCAGCGCGGTGCGCTGA
- a CDS encoding GNAT family N-acetyltransferase produces MWIERLDASHALAYRELMLEAYDRHPQAFTSSVRERAVMPLSWWEARLTSKLDVVLGAFEAGILAGIVGLAFEPREKARHKATLFGMYVSADFRQHGVGHELVQAALAEAQNHPGLKVIQLTVTAGNDAAFNLYQRCGFIQFGLEPLAVRVGEDYFDKIHMWRELP; encoded by the coding sequence ATGTGGATCGAACGGCTGGACGCCAGCCATGCGCTGGCCTACCGCGAGCTGATGCTTGAGGCCTACGACCGCCATCCGCAGGCGTTCACCTCCAGTGTGCGCGAGCGCGCGGTGATGCCGCTGAGCTGGTGGGAAGCGCGCCTGACCAGCAAGCTCGATGTGGTGTTGGGTGCCTTCGAGGCCGGCATTCTGGCCGGTATCGTCGGCCTGGCGTTCGAACCCCGGGAAAAGGCCCGCCACAAGGCCACGCTGTTCGGCATGTACGTGTCAGCCGATTTTCGTCAGCACGGTGTGGGCCATGAACTGGTGCAGGCCGCGCTGGCCGAAGCACAAAATCACCCTGGGCTGAAAGTCATCCAGCTCACCGTCACCGCCGGCAACGACGCCGCGTTCAACCTGTACCAGCGTTGCGGCTTCATCCAGTTCGGCCTTGAGCCGCTGGCGGTGCGGGTCGGCGAAGACTACTTCGACAAGATTCACATGTGGCGTGAATTACCCTGA
- a CDS encoding LysE family translocator has protein sequence MIPLQDLLIFAAAALLMVLTPGPNMIYLISRSICQGRKAGVTSLLGVVSGFFVHMFAAAAGLTAVFLAVPMAYEVLKWAGALYLLWLAWQAVKPGARSPFEAQQLPADSPRKLITMGFLTSALNPKIAVFYLSVFPQFITPEHGSVFTQSIILGLTQISVSFTVNLLIALFAAGIASWFVRNPTWLALQRYFMSFVLGGLAVRLMLEQRRTA, from the coding sequence ATGATCCCACTTCAAGACTTGCTGATCTTCGCCGCCGCGGCGCTGTTGATGGTGCTGACACCGGGGCCGAACATGATTTACCTGATCTCGCGTTCGATCTGTCAGGGACGCAAGGCCGGGGTTACGTCGTTGCTGGGTGTGGTGAGTGGATTCTTCGTGCATATGTTCGCCGCGGCTGCCGGGTTGACTGCGGTGTTTCTGGCGGTGCCGATGGCCTATGAAGTGCTGAAGTGGGCCGGTGCCCTGTATTTGCTGTGGCTGGCCTGGCAAGCGGTCAAACCCGGTGCGCGCTCGCCGTTCGAAGCGCAGCAACTGCCGGCGGATTCTCCGCGCAAACTGATCACCATGGGTTTTCTCACCAGCGCACTGAACCCGAAAATCGCGGTGTTCTACCTCTCGGTGTTTCCGCAATTCATCACCCCCGAGCACGGTTCGGTGTTCACCCAGAGCATCATCCTCGGTCTGACCCAGATCAGCGTCAGTTTCACCGTCAATCTGCTGATCGCGCTGTTCGCCGCGGGCATTGCTTCGTGGTTCGTGCGTAACCCGACGTGGCTGGCGCTGCAGCGTTATTTCATGAGTTTCGTGCTGGGTGGTCTGGCTGTACGCCTGATGCTTGAACAACGCAGGACGGCGTGA
- a CDS encoding NUDIX hydrolase codes for MTSASVASPHLIRIAAALLLDPEGQTLLVRKRGTTAFMQPGGKIEAHELPVHALARELEEELGLVIDPAQAYFLGQFSAPAANEPGCVVQADIFQVTIDTDVAPAAEIEEVIWIDPATDAGLALAPLTRDLILPFYRNSLSALA; via the coding sequence ATGACTTCTGCATCCGTTGCATCTCCGCACCTCATTCGTATTGCCGCCGCGCTGCTGCTCGACCCCGAAGGCCAGACCCTGCTGGTGCGCAAGCGCGGAACCACGGCGTTCATGCAGCCGGGCGGCAAGATCGAGGCACATGAATTGCCGGTGCACGCGCTGGCCCGCGAGCTGGAAGAAGAGCTGGGCCTGGTGATCGATCCGGCGCAGGCGTATTTTCTCGGCCAGTTCTCGGCGCCTGCCGCCAACGAGCCGGGGTGTGTCGTTCAGGCGGATATCTTTCAAGTGACGATCGACACTGACGTGGCCCCGGCTGCTGAAATCGAGGAAGTGATCTGGATCGACCCGGCTACTGACGCTGGACTTGCTCTGGCGCCATTGACACGCGACCTGATCCTGCCGTTTTATCGCAACTCACTGAGCGCTCTCGCCTGA
- a CDS encoding HD domain-containing phosphohydrolase yields the protein MEEQSPPMQSHRPTVLLVDDEESILNSLRRLLRGQPYDVLLATSGAQALDMLAQQPVNLVVSDARMPGMDGASLLAHVRERHPQTARIMLTGYADPAAIIKAINEGQIHRYISKPWNDEELLLILRQSLEHQHSEQERQRLERLTRVQNDQLKLLNSTLEKHVAARTAELQQTADMLDLAYEELKHSYVTGTEVFSLLANLRLPPAKQTNRQIIELVRSYCKQHGLDEATSRDLTMAAALYNVGKLSWTDGMMATPSDLLRHTDRERYRSYPKQSESLLMTLDPMKDAARLILHHQERWDGSGFPDRLKGEAIPFGSRLLKLAVDFVELQRGLILERQMNSDEALLYLRQYAGRLYDPDLVEDFIQVCAAFLSDVTLADPSVKVLSTRDLAAGMILARNLNADNGMLLLNAGKVLSPLLVEKLIAFEAMEGGKYKIFVKVPEEVEATLKALGQ from the coding sequence ATGGAAGAGCAATCCCCCCCGATGCAGTCCCATCGACCCACGGTGCTGTTGGTCGATGACGAAGAGTCGATCCTCAACAGTCTGCGCCGATTGTTGCGGGGCCAGCCCTATGATGTTCTGTTGGCCACCAGCGGTGCCCAGGCGCTGGACATGCTCGCGCAGCAACCGGTGAATCTGGTGGTGAGCGATGCGCGCATGCCCGGCATGGACGGTGCCTCGTTACTGGCCCATGTCCGTGAGCGCCATCCGCAAACTGCGCGGATCATGCTTACCGGCTATGCCGACCCCGCGGCCATCATCAAAGCCATCAATGAAGGGCAGATTCACCGTTACATCAGCAAACCCTGGAACGACGAAGAGTTGCTGCTGATCCTGCGCCAGTCCCTGGAACACCAGCATTCCGAGCAGGAGCGTCAGCGTCTGGAACGCTTGACCCGGGTGCAGAACGACCAGCTCAAGTTGCTCAACAGCACCCTGGAAAAGCATGTCGCGGCACGCACGGCCGAACTGCAGCAGACCGCCGACATGCTCGATCTGGCTTACGAAGAGCTCAAACACAGCTATGTCACGGGCACCGAAGTGTTCTCGCTACTGGCCAATCTGCGTTTGCCCCCTGCCAAGCAGACCAACCGGCAGATCATCGAACTGGTGCGCAGCTACTGCAAACAGCATGGCCTGGACGAGGCCACCAGCCGTGACCTGACCATGGCTGCGGCGCTGTACAACGTCGGCAAACTGAGCTGGACCGACGGCATGATGGCGACGCCCTCGGATCTGTTGCGCCATACCGATCGCGAGCGTTATCGCAGTTACCCCAAGCAGAGCGAATCGCTGCTCATGACGCTGGACCCGATGAAGGACGCGGCACGCCTGATCCTGCATCACCAGGAGCGCTGGGACGGCAGCGGGTTTCCCGACCGGCTCAAGGGCGAGGCCATTCCGTTCGGTTCACGCTTGCTGAAGCTGGCGGTGGATTTCGTCGAGTTGCAGCGCGGCCTGATCCTCGAACGGCAGATGAACAGCGATGAAGCGCTGCTGTACCTGCGCCAGTACGCCGGCCGTTTGTACGATCCCGATCTGGTCGAAGATTTCATTCAGGTGTGTGCGGCGTTCCTCAGCGACGTCACGCTGGCCGATCCGTCGGTCAAGGTGCTGTCTACTCGGGACCTCGCAGCGGGGATGATTCTGGCGCGCAATCTCAATGCCGATAACGGCATGCTGCTGCTCAACGCCGGCAAGGTCCTCAGCCCGCTATTGGTGGAAAAGCTGATTGCATTCGAAGCCATGGAGGGCGGCAAATACAAGATTTTCGTCAAGGTGCCGGAGGAGGTTGAAGCCACGCTCAAGGCGCTGGGGCAATGA